Proteins encoded by one window of Acidipropionibacterium virtanenii:
- the glgB gene encoding 1,4-alpha-glucan branching protein GlgB yields the protein MAHDLAGGLTGWDLEGFHSGGDTEAWRRLGAHVITVDDDERGPVTGTRFTVWAPNAQAVEVIADFNWWNGDPMRIIPGSGVWGTFIEGVGAGTKYKFRILDQWGNWHEKVDPMARFSEQAPGNASIVYESDYQWHDDDWVAGRAESKAYQEPMSVYEVHLGGWRKGLSYRELADELVSYVQWQGYTHVEFMPLSEHPFAPSWGYQVTGYFSPTSRYGTPDDLRYLIDTLHEAGIGVIMDWVPGHFPKDEWALGRFDGTALYEHADPRQGEHLDWGTYIFNYGRNEVKSFLISNALYWISEFHVDGLRVDAVASMLYLDYSRPEGQWVPNKYGGRENLEAIDFLRYVNSHLYRRHPGILMIAEESTSFAGVTKPSDAGGLGFGFKWNMGWMNDSLGYLGLNPIHRQYHHDDMTFAMVYQYSENFILPISHDEVVHGKGSMIAKVQGDDWQQFATLRAFYSYMWAFPGKQLVFMGQEFGQRHEFDESVSLEWFVADLWGHGGLKRLFRDLNHIYRDHAEFWELDSDPGGFEWIDANDAGNNLFSWLRKDSDGHVVACLTNFSPNPQSRYQIGLPYAGVWKELLNTDAEVYDGTGQFGNLGQVVASAEPLNDRFPASAQVCVPPLGSVWLEYDPSAEDLSQIDDTEEEPVVEA from the coding sequence ATGGCTCATGATCTCGCCGGTGGCTTGACCGGATGGGACCTCGAGGGATTCCACTCAGGCGGTGACACGGAGGCCTGGCGCCGGCTGGGCGCTCACGTCATCACCGTCGACGACGACGAGCGCGGGCCGGTCACCGGCACCCGGTTCACCGTGTGGGCCCCCAACGCCCAGGCGGTCGAGGTGATCGCCGACTTCAACTGGTGGAACGGCGACCCGATGCGCATCATCCCCGGCTCGGGTGTGTGGGGCACCTTCATCGAGGGCGTCGGGGCCGGCACCAAGTACAAGTTCCGCATCCTCGACCAGTGGGGCAACTGGCACGAGAAGGTGGACCCGATGGCCCGGTTCTCCGAACAGGCCCCCGGCAACGCCTCCATCGTCTACGAGTCCGACTACCAGTGGCACGACGACGACTGGGTGGCCGGGCGTGCCGAGTCGAAGGCGTACCAGGAGCCGATGAGCGTCTACGAAGTGCATCTGGGCGGCTGGCGCAAGGGCCTCAGCTACCGGGAGCTCGCCGACGAACTCGTCTCCTACGTGCAGTGGCAGGGCTACACCCATGTGGAGTTCATGCCGCTGTCGGAGCACCCCTTCGCCCCGTCGTGGGGCTACCAGGTGACCGGCTACTTCTCCCCCACCAGCCGCTACGGCACTCCCGACGATCTGCGCTACCTCATCGACACCCTGCACGAGGCCGGCATCGGCGTCATCATGGACTGGGTGCCCGGCCACTTCCCCAAGGACGAGTGGGCCCTGGGCCGCTTCGACGGCACCGCGCTCTACGAGCACGCCGACCCCCGTCAGGGCGAGCATCTCGACTGGGGCACCTACATCTTCAACTACGGCCGCAATGAGGTGAAGTCCTTCCTCATCTCCAACGCCCTGTACTGGATCAGCGAGTTCCACGTGGACGGGCTGAGGGTCGATGCCGTGGCCTCGATGCTGTACCTGGACTACTCACGCCCCGAGGGGCAGTGGGTCCCCAACAAGTACGGCGGCCGGGAGAACCTGGAGGCCATCGATTTCCTGCGCTATGTGAACTCCCACCTGTACCGGCGCCATCCCGGAATCCTCATGATCGCCGAGGAGTCGACGAGTTTCGCGGGTGTCACCAAGCCCTCCGACGCCGGGGGCCTGGGATTCGGGTTCAAGTGGAATATGGGCTGGATGAACGACTCCCTGGGTTATCTGGGACTCAATCCGATCCATCGCCAGTACCACCACGACGACATGACCTTCGCCATGGTCTATCAGTACTCGGAGAACTTCATCCTCCCGATCAGCCATGACGAGGTGGTGCACGGCAAGGGGTCGATGATCGCCAAGGTCCAGGGCGACGACTGGCAGCAGTTCGCCACGTTGCGCGCCTTCTACTCCTACATGTGGGCCTTCCCCGGCAAGCAGCTGGTCTTCATGGGCCAGGAGTTCGGCCAGCGCCACGAGTTCGACGAGTCGGTGAGTCTGGAGTGGTTCGTCGCCGACCTGTGGGGCCATGGCGGCCTCAAGAGACTGTTCCGCGACCTCAACCACATCTATCGCGACCACGCCGAGTTCTGGGAGCTGGACTCCGATCCGGGCGGCTTCGAGTGGATCGACGCCAATGACGCCGGCAACAATCTGTTCTCCTGGCTGCGCAAGGACTCCGACGGTCATGTGGTGGCCTGCCTGACCAATTTCTCCCCGAACCCGCAGTCCCGCTATCAGATCGGGCTGCCGTACGCAGGGGTGTGGAAGGAGCTGCTCAACACCGACGCCGAGGTCTACGACGGCACCGGTCAGTTCGGCAACCTGGGCCAGGTGGTGGCCTCGGCCGAGCCGCTCAATGACCGGTTCCCGGCCTCGGCCCAGGTGTGCGTGCCGCCGCTGGGCTCGGTGTGGCTGGAGTACGATCCGTCCGCCGAGGACCTGTCGCAGATCGATGACACCGAGGAGGAGCCGGTCGTCGAGGCCTGA
- a CDS encoding maltokinase N-terminal cap-like domain-containing protein: MTALPAEALPDLWEHISGARWFAGKGRGGRVAAALLFGAVDPGAAHPVHHGLAQVRHDDGGGDTYQLLLSRRRGTDGPPAICPAPGGGRLCDAAEDSPALAAWARALLGQGEETAAGPGEGWRIERFRRAPSPVRAAHRLSAEQSNTTVVAECDGEDAVMIKLFRRLEPGENLDITTCAELNRAGVAAIPTLYAAVHADITVSWSTLGPTDLVMATGRFPDASDGWRLVRSRAAEGRDVSSEMAELGRALAVVHAAMADRFGTSILDGDQVAARMTGELDDAVAAAPALATHREALAAVFDRLRGRSLVAHRVHGDFHLGQTLSTPAGWRIIDFEGEPLRSAAERRSPDSPWRDVAGMTRSLSYAASDAPGPADAGRREWLERARAAFLAGYGHRDDAVLRAYEANKAVYETVYETLNRPGWVGIPLGAITAMCSGAAALLPDTAERKDR; this comes from the coding sequence GTGACCGCGCTGCCCGCCGAGGCCCTGCCGGACCTGTGGGAGCACATCAGCGGGGCGCGCTGGTTCGCCGGGAAAGGACGTGGCGGCCGGGTCGCCGCCGCACTGCTGTTCGGCGCCGTCGACCCGGGCGCCGCCCATCCGGTGCATCACGGCCTGGCTCAGGTCCGCCATGACGACGGGGGCGGGGACACCTACCAGCTGCTGCTGAGCCGGCGCCGGGGCACCGACGGCCCTCCGGCGATCTGCCCCGCGCCGGGCGGCGGCCGGCTGTGCGACGCCGCCGAGGACTCGCCGGCACTCGCCGCCTGGGCGCGGGCCCTGCTCGGCCAGGGCGAGGAGACCGCCGCAGGTCCGGGCGAGGGGTGGCGGATCGAGCGGTTCCGGCGCGCACCCTCTCCGGTGCGCGCCGCCCACCGGCTGTCCGCAGAGCAGTCCAACACCACCGTCGTCGCCGAGTGCGACGGCGAGGACGCCGTGATGATCAAGCTCTTCAGGCGCCTGGAGCCCGGGGAGAACCTCGACATCACCACGTGTGCCGAGCTCAACCGGGCCGGCGTCGCGGCGATCCCCACCCTGTACGCGGCGGTCCACGCCGACATCACTGTCTCCTGGTCGACGCTCGGACCCACCGATCTCGTGATGGCGACCGGCCGCTTCCCCGACGCCTCGGACGGTTGGCGGCTCGTCCGCTCCCGGGCCGCCGAGGGCCGGGACGTGAGTTCCGAAATGGCCGAACTGGGCCGCGCGCTGGCCGTCGTCCACGCCGCGATGGCCGACCGGTTCGGGACCAGCATCCTGGACGGCGACCAGGTCGCCGCGCGGATGACCGGGGAGCTGGACGACGCCGTGGCCGCCGCTCCCGCGCTGGCCACCCACCGCGAGGCTCTGGCCGCGGTCTTCGACCGGCTCCGGGGCCGCTCGCTGGTCGCCCACCGGGTGCACGGCGACTTCCACCTGGGCCAGACCCTCAGCACTCCCGCCGGTTGGCGGATCATCGACTTCGAGGGCGAGCCCCTCCGCTCCGCGGCCGAGCGCCGCTCCCCAGACTCCCCGTGGCGCGACGTCGCCGGAATGACACGATCGCTGTCCTACGCCGCATCGGACGCTCCCGGCCCCGCCGACGCGGGGCGCCGGGAGTGGCTGGAGCGGGCCAGGGCGGCCTTCCTGGCCGGATACGGGCACCGTGATGACGCGGTGCTGCGCGCCTACGAGGCGAACAAGGCCGTCTACGAGACGGTCTACGAAACTCTCAACAGACCCGGCTGGGTCGGCATACCGTTGGGGGCAATCACCGCGATGTGTTCCGGAGCGGCAGCGTTGCTTCCGGACACCGCTGAACGGAAGGACCGATGA